In Triticum aestivum cultivar Chinese Spring chromosome 5B, IWGSC CS RefSeq v2.1, whole genome shotgun sequence, the following proteins share a genomic window:
- the LOC123111942 gene encoding uncharacterized protein isoform X1, translated as MVFDARHFTPGMLTDSAFWLTRCNLLFLWCVEPYNPERVMRQFGLYQEIPPPFPRRIDEETHKLTNMGRGWSLYDWREENSEWVHKWENEALADIVRQLRPYDGSTDQAYKQWYCMNTRASLASQPATIPTHLTQEEQARRHVELHAAYYRDHLLENVNEVGQMATDSMPAQGPYRKTFQKLLQQFVAKKFRCGRGDDVATGAYMPVARSARPSAAPSSRPSEARTSHEQWGEGPSTRTTLPRHDSSLPLHRSSSMQLRQGQTSQDHGTGLDSMPEQFLSPNPYAYTGYDAYTQGEGSQPYLSTRGIPMPEETRVPDLNQHHVQWPDSIGEGYAQDTPDVNWGDENTQRGVNTGLRGASHDHGVNTGLRGASHDLGDTVTSLVTEFFGGDVIGPSFIPPESQPYAYNYASGSQQGFATPPPTQDSQTHEAELEYGHGLRVPRPPNRLSPSGRKERPGGRRKVG; from the exons ATGGTCTTTGATGCTCGACACTTCACACCAGGCATGTTGACCGATAGTGCATTCTGGCTGACTCGCTGCAACTTATTGTTCCTGTGGTGTGTTGAACCTTACAACCCAGAGCGTGTAATGAGACAGTTCGGTCTCTATCAAGAAATTCCACCACCTTTTCCCAGACGTATCGACGAGGAAACACATAA GCTAACAAATATGGGCAGGGGTTGGAGTTTATACGATTGGAGGGAAGAGAACAGTGAATGGGTACACAAGTGGGAAAATGAAGCGCTAGCAGATATAGTGCGTCAACTTAG ACCGTACGATGGAAGTACAGATCAAGCGTACAAGCAGTGGTACTGCATGAACACACGTGCTAGCCTGGCCAGTCAGCCAGCTACTATACCAACACATCTCACACAAGAGGAGCAGGCGCGGAGACATGTTGAGCTGCATGCAGCTTACTATCGTGACCACCTG CTTGAAAATGTCAACGAAGTAGGGCAGATGGCTACGGATAGCATGCCGGCCCAGGGCCCATATCGCAAGACATTCCAGAAACTTTTGCAACAATTCGTGGCAAAGAAGTTCAGATGCGGTAGAGGCGACGACGTTGCCACTGGAGCATACATGCCGGTAGCGAGGTCAGCCAGACCGAGTGCGGCACCGTCGTCCAGACCGAGCGAGGCGCGTACGAGCCATGAGCAATGGGGGGAGGGTCCGAGTACTAGAACGACATTGCCACGACATGACTCATCTCTGCCGCTGCATCGCTCTTCTTCGATGCAGCTTCGTCAGGGGCAGACATCTCAGGACCATGGCACGGGCTTGGATTCGATGCCCGAGCAGTTTCTTTCCCCTAACCCATATGCGTACACAGGATATGATGCATACACCCAAGGTGAGGGATCTCAGCCGTATCTCTCCACGCGAGGGATCCCCATGCCCGAGGAGACTCGTGTACCAGATTTAAACCAGCACCACGTACAATGGCCAGACAGTATAGGAGAGGGATATGCTCAG GACACACCTGATGTTAATTGGGGCGATGAGAACACCCAACGCGGCGTCAACACAGGCCTCCGGGGAGCATCACATGATCATGGCGTCAACACAGGCCTCCGGGGAGCATCACATGATCTTGGCGACACGGTTACATCATTAGTTACAGAGTTCTTCGGAGGGgacgttattggcccatcttttATCCCCCCGGAGTCACAACCATACGCCTACAATTACGCTTCAGGTTCGCAACAAGGATTCGCGACTCCACCACCTACGCAGGACTCACAGACACATGAAGCCGAATTGGAGTACGGCCACGGTCTTCGTGTGCCCCGGCCACCTAATCGCTTGTCGCCTTCCGGTCGTAAGGAAAGGCCAGGTGGTCGTCGTAAAGTAGGGTGA
- the LOC123111942 gene encoding uncharacterized protein isoform X2: MVFDARHFTPGMLTDSAFWLTRCNLLFLWCVEPYNPERVMRQFGLYQEIPPPFPRRIDEETHKLTNMGRGWSLYDWREENSEWVHKWENEALADIVRQLRPYDGSTDQAYKQWYCMNTRASLASQPATIPTHLTQEEQARRHVELHAAYYRDHLLENVNEVGQMATDSMPAQGPYRKTFQKLLQQFVAKKFRCGRGDDVATGAYMPVARSARPSAAPSSRPSEARTSHEQWGEGPSTRTTLPRHDSSLPLHRSSSMQLRQGQTSQDHGTGLDSMPEQFLSPNPYAYTGYDAYTQGHT; this comes from the exons ATGGTCTTTGATGCTCGACACTTCACACCAGGCATGTTGACCGATAGTGCATTCTGGCTGACTCGCTGCAACTTATTGTTCCTGTGGTGTGTTGAACCTTACAACCCAGAGCGTGTAATGAGACAGTTCGGTCTCTATCAAGAAATTCCACCACCTTTTCCCAGACGTATCGACGAGGAAACACATAA GCTAACAAATATGGGCAGGGGTTGGAGTTTATACGATTGGAGGGAAGAGAACAGTGAATGGGTACACAAGTGGGAAAATGAAGCGCTAGCAGATATAGTGCGTCAACTTAG ACCGTACGATGGAAGTACAGATCAAGCGTACAAGCAGTGGTACTGCATGAACACACGTGCTAGCCTGGCCAGTCAGCCAGCTACTATACCAACACATCTCACACAAGAGGAGCAGGCGCGGAGACATGTTGAGCTGCATGCAGCTTACTATCGTGACCACCTG CTTGAAAATGTCAACGAAGTAGGGCAGATGGCTACGGATAGCATGCCGGCCCAGGGCCCATATCGCAAGACATTCCAGAAACTTTTGCAACAATTCGTGGCAAAGAAGTTCAGATGCGGTAGAGGCGACGACGTTGCCACTGGAGCATACATGCCGGTAGCGAGGTCAGCCAGACCGAGTGCGGCACCGTCGTCCAGACCGAGCGAGGCGCGTACGAGCCATGAGCAATGGGGGGAGGGTCCGAGTACTAGAACGACATTGCCACGACATGACTCATCTCTGCCGCTGCATCGCTCTTCTTCGATGCAGCTTCGTCAGGGGCAGACATCTCAGGACCATGGCACGGGCTTGGATTCGATGCCCGAGCAGTTTCTTTCCCCTAACCCATATGCGTACACAGGATATGATGCATACACCCAAG GACACACCTGA
- the LOC123111942 gene encoding uncharacterized protein isoform X3 produces MVFDARHFTPGMLTDSAFWLTRCNLLFLWCVEPYNPERVMRQFGLYQEIPPPFPRRIDEETHKLTNMGRGWSLYDWREENSEWVHKWENEALADIVRQLRPYDGSTDQAYKQWYCMNTRASLASQPATIPTHLTQEEQARRHVELHAAYYRDHLDTPDVNWGDENTQRGVNTGLRGASHDHGVNTGLRGASHDLGDTVTSLVTEFFGGDVIGPSFIPPESQPYAYNYASGSQQGFATPPPTQDSQTHEAELEYGHGLRVPRPPNRLSPSGRKERPGGRRKVG; encoded by the exons ATGGTCTTTGATGCTCGACACTTCACACCAGGCATGTTGACCGATAGTGCATTCTGGCTGACTCGCTGCAACTTATTGTTCCTGTGGTGTGTTGAACCTTACAACCCAGAGCGTGTAATGAGACAGTTCGGTCTCTATCAAGAAATTCCACCACCTTTTCCCAGACGTATCGACGAGGAAACACATAA GCTAACAAATATGGGCAGGGGTTGGAGTTTATACGATTGGAGGGAAGAGAACAGTGAATGGGTACACAAGTGGGAAAATGAAGCGCTAGCAGATATAGTGCGTCAACTTAG ACCGTACGATGGAAGTACAGATCAAGCGTACAAGCAGTGGTACTGCATGAACACACGTGCTAGCCTGGCCAGTCAGCCAGCTACTATACCAACACATCTCACACAAGAGGAGCAGGCGCGGAGACATGTTGAGCTGCATGCAGCTTACTATCGTGACCACCTG GACACACCTGATGTTAATTGGGGCGATGAGAACACCCAACGCGGCGTCAACACAGGCCTCCGGGGAGCATCACATGATCATGGCGTCAACACAGGCCTCCGGGGAGCATCACATGATCTTGGCGACACGGTTACATCATTAGTTACAGAGTTCTTCGGAGGGgacgttattggcccatcttttATCCCCCCGGAGTCACAACCATACGCCTACAATTACGCTTCAGGTTCGCAACAAGGATTCGCGACTCCACCACCTACGCAGGACTCACAGACACATGAAGCCGAATTGGAGTACGGCCACGGTCTTCGTGTGCCCCGGCCACCTAATCGCTTGTCGCCTTCCGGTCGTAAGGAAAGGCCAGGTGGTCGTCGTAAAGTAGGGTGA
- the LOC123116163 gene encoding uncharacterized protein, with product MVPMDNGARVRHDEEAQDRLYMETWVKYRRGPDDMRRIPPIRILLYPDIFERAWGWDRLLPQDYRSSRLYFDYLKEYHRRNRLMDYVAAAGGKPEECPLKARPPVDDAVITGCFPDGKDALTAAARFCLDMELWFMSVWGDRPVRNVELLSQKIQERACHLIVVGREFSEPAAASLVCIANEAALACELLTRGAEATDVEIKLCNCIRQCALSLMYMMTGPRSDASAAAMVGVAKEARRMCEWMRNVNQLYAFQGYSEIHKMGQCDVIRIPTFYLFKYILSNITGEREPFVLMDFGKKRDKAQA from the exons ATGGTCCCAATGGACAATGGAGCCCGTGTCCGTCACGACGAAGAAGCGCAGGATAGGCTGTACATGGAAACGTGGGTCAAATATCGGCGAGGTCCGGATGATATGCGCAGGATACCGCCGATACGGATCCTCCTGTACCCAG ATATATTCGAGAGAGCGTGGGGTTGGGACCGGCTGCTGCCACAAGACTACAGGTCCTCGCGCCTCTATTTTGACTACCTCAAGGAGTATCACCGGCGCAATCGCCTCATGGActacgtcgccgccgccggcggcaagCCTGAGGAGTGTccgctcaaagcccgaccaccggTTGATGATGCTGTTATCACCGGATGCTTCCCGGATGGGAAGGATGCCCTCACTGCTGCCGCGAGATTC TGCCTGGACATGGAGCTGTGGTTCATGTCGGTGTGGGGAGACCGACCTGTGCGCAACGTGGAACTCTTGAGCCAAAAGATCCAGGAGCGCGCCTGTCACCTCATCGTCGTGGGGCGAGAATTCTCCGAACCCGCCGCCGCCAGCTTGGTG TGCATCGCCAACGAGGCCGCTTTGGCTTGTGAGCTGCTGACACGTGGGGCTGAAGCCACCGACGTGGAGATCAAACTATGCAACTGCATCCGCCAGTGCGCGCTGAGTCTTATGTACATGATGACAGGGCCGCGTTCCGATGCCTCCGCTGCTGCTATGGTG GGTGTTGCCAAGGAGGCCAGAAGGATGTGTGAGTGGATGAGGAATGTGAACCAACTATATGCTTTCCAAGGTTACTCTGAAATCCACAAGATGGGTCAGTGCGATGTGATCCGGATTCCCACTTTTTATCTTTTCAAGTATATACTGTCGAATATTACAGG GGAAAGAGAACCGTTTGTGCTTATGGATTTTGGAAAGAAGAGGGACAAGGCACAAGCGTAA